A window of the Branchiibius hedensis genome harbors these coding sequences:
- a CDS encoding peptidoglycan D,D-transpeptidase FtsI family protein — MNAPIRRLGLVLAAMFCALLVAATTIQFVQAQSLNERPGNRRTLLATYGKQRGAILVDGKAVAQSVPVDDDYKYLRTYPQGKLYASVTGYYSIVYGTSGIENSYNDLLSGSSDKLFYRRIVDMVTGQSQKGASVELTINPKAQQVAADAMGSQRGAVVALDPRSGAILAMYSSPSYNPNSLASHDLSSVMKTWQQLTTEQSNPMLNRSINELYPPGSTFKLITSAAALSSGKYTTQSELNGAARLPLPGTSISLPNDNGQACGANDKTTLQHALTISCNTAFGSLGIDLGEDALRNQASKFGFSQPVTVPMSVTPSVYPTGMDKAQTAMSAIGQFDVRATPLQMAMVAAGIANDGKVMTPYLGQTVRDANLNIIQSADPKLFSTAVTPQVANDLTTMMVSVVDEGTGTKARIDGVKVAGKTGTAETAANRNADVWFVGFAPADNPTVAVAVLVEDGGTAGQEALGGTVAAPIAKKVMEAVLQQ, encoded by the coding sequence ATGAACGCACCGATCCGCCGCCTCGGCCTGGTTCTCGCCGCGATGTTCTGCGCGCTGCTGGTGGCCGCCACCACGATCCAGTTCGTGCAGGCGCAGAGCCTCAACGAACGCCCCGGCAACCGGCGCACCCTGCTGGCGACCTACGGCAAGCAGCGCGGTGCGATCCTGGTCGACGGCAAAGCGGTGGCCCAGTCCGTGCCGGTCGACGACGACTACAAGTACCTGCGCACCTACCCGCAAGGCAAGCTGTACGCCAGCGTCACCGGCTACTACTCGATCGTCTACGGCACCAGCGGGATCGAGAACTCCTACAACGACCTGCTCTCGGGCAGCTCGGACAAACTCTTCTACCGGCGGATCGTCGACATGGTCACCGGTCAGAGCCAGAAGGGTGCCAGCGTCGAGCTGACCATCAATCCCAAGGCACAGCAGGTCGCTGCCGACGCGATGGGCAGCCAGCGCGGCGCGGTCGTCGCCCTCGACCCCCGCTCCGGTGCGATCCTGGCGATGTACAGCTCCCCGTCGTACAACCCCAACTCCCTTGCCTCGCACGACCTTTCGTCGGTGATGAAGACGTGGCAGCAGCTCACGACGGAGCAGTCCAATCCGATGCTGAACCGGTCGATCAATGAGCTCTACCCGCCGGGATCCACGTTCAAACTGATCACCTCCGCCGCCGCCCTCAGCAGCGGGAAGTACACCACCCAATCCGAGCTGAACGGTGCCGCCCGGCTGCCGTTGCCCGGTACGTCCATCTCGCTGCCCAACGACAACGGCCAGGCGTGCGGCGCGAACGACAAGACGACCTTGCAACATGCACTGACGATCAGCTGCAACACGGCGTTCGGGTCGCTGGGTATCGACCTGGGCGAGGACGCCCTGCGCAACCAGGCCAGCAAGTTCGGCTTCAGCCAACCGGTCACCGTCCCGATGAGCGTCACCCCCAGCGTTTACCCGACCGGGATGGACAAGGCCCAGACGGCCATGTCGGCGATCGGTCAGTTCGATGTGCGGGCGACCCCGCTACAGATGGCGATGGTGGCCGCGGGCATCGCCAACGACGGCAAGGTGATGACGCCGTACCTCGGGCAGACGGTGCGCGACGCCAATCTCAACATCATCCAAAGCGCCGACCCGAAGCTGTTCTCGACCGCGGTCACGCCACAGGTCGCGAATGACCTCACCACGATGATGGTCAGCGTCGTCGACGAAGGCACCGGCACCAAGGCGCGAATCGATGGGGTGAAGGTCGCGGGCAAGACCGGCACCGCCGAGACCGCCGCGAACCGCAACGCCGACGTGTGGTTCGTCGGCTTCGCGCCGGCGGACAATCCGACGGTGGCCGTCGCGGTGCTGGTCGAAGACGGCGGCACCGCCGGCCAGGAAGCCCTCGGCGGCACCGTCGCGGCGCCGATCGCCAAGAAGGTCATGGAAGCGGTGCTGCAGCAATGA
- a CDS encoding FtsW/RodA/SpoVE family cell cycle protein, producing the protein MSIVTAAAPRTRRNTELLLLIFAIAIVLLCYTNVGLAIDGTVPADLVTLGVGFAALTLVFHLVLRWRAPYADPVLLPIVTLLNGLGVVMIHRIDLAKGLSIGEGAALRQLMWSALSIVCAALLVIFLRDHRRLQRYKYTFALAGLILLLLPLLPVIGRNVNGARIWIGLGGFTFQPGELAKICLVIFFAAYLVQTRDALSLVGRRVLGFPLPRARDLGPIIVAWLASLVVLVFESDLGTSLMLFGVFVAMLYVATERVSWIAIGMVLFGAGCYVAYLLFAHFRVRVDLWLDPFTPGMSDQLAKGLMGMAAGGLFGTGLGQGHPEITYFANSDFIMASFGEELGLVGVAALLTCYVIIVERALRAGVASRDSFGKLLATGFAAIVGFQCFTVLGGVMRVIPLTGLTTPFLSAGGSSLLANWLIIALLLRISDGARRPDIAARPIALGDEPTQAVPAR; encoded by the coding sequence ATGAGTATCGTCACCGCCGCCGCGCCGCGCACCCGGCGCAACACCGAACTGCTCCTGCTGATCTTCGCGATCGCGATCGTGCTGCTGTGCTACACCAACGTGGGGCTGGCCATCGACGGCACAGTGCCGGCCGATCTGGTCACCCTTGGGGTCGGGTTTGCCGCGCTGACCCTGGTGTTCCACCTGGTCCTGAGGTGGCGGGCACCGTACGCCGATCCGGTCCTGCTGCCGATCGTCACCCTCCTCAACGGGCTGGGTGTGGTCATGATCCACCGGATCGATCTGGCGAAGGGGTTGTCGATCGGCGAGGGCGCGGCGCTGCGCCAGTTGATGTGGAGTGCGCTGTCCATCGTGTGTGCCGCGCTGTTGGTGATCTTCCTGCGCGATCACCGCCGCCTGCAGCGCTACAAGTACACCTTCGCCCTCGCCGGGCTGATCCTGCTGCTGTTGCCGTTGCTGCCGGTCATCGGCCGCAACGTCAACGGCGCTCGCATCTGGATCGGCCTGGGCGGCTTCACCTTCCAGCCCGGCGAGCTGGCCAAGATCTGTCTGGTCATCTTCTTCGCGGCGTATCTGGTGCAGACCCGGGACGCGTTGTCCCTGGTGGGCCGCCGGGTGCTGGGGTTCCCGTTGCCGCGAGCGCGCGACCTGGGCCCGATCATCGTGGCCTGGCTCGCCAGCCTGGTGGTGCTGGTCTTCGAATCCGACCTGGGCACCTCGCTGATGCTCTTCGGGGTCTTCGTCGCCATGCTCTACGTGGCCACCGAACGGGTCAGCTGGATCGCGATCGGCATGGTCCTCTTCGGGGCCGGTTGTTACGTCGCATATCTGCTGTTCGCGCACTTCCGGGTCCGGGTGGATCTGTGGCTGGACCCGTTCACCCCGGGCATGTCCGACCAGTTGGCCAAGGGCCTGATGGGGATGGCGGCCGGTGGACTGTTCGGGACCGGTCTGGGTCAGGGGCACCCGGAGATCACCTACTTCGCCAACTCCGACTTCATCATGGCCTCCTTCGGGGAGGAGTTGGGTCTGGTCGGCGTCGCGGCGCTGCTCACCTGCTACGTGATCATCGTCGAGCGAGCACTGCGCGCCGGCGTCGCCAGCCGGGACTCCTTCGGCAAACTGCTGGCCACCGGCTTCGCCGCGATCGTCGGCTTCCAGTGCTTCACCGTGCTGGGTGGGGTGATGCGGGTGATCCCGTTGACCGGTCTGACGACACCGTTCCTGTCCGCGGGTGGCTCTTCGCTGCTGGCCAACTGGTTGATCATCGCCCTGCTCCTGCGGATCAGCGACGGTGCCCGTCGACCGGACATCGCCGCACGCCCGATCGCACTGGGCGATGAGCCCACGCAGGCGGTGCCGGCCCGATGA
- a CDS encoding PP2C family protein-serine/threonine phosphatase, translating to MSIALRYAARSDLGLGSKARNEDSAYASPDLLILADGMGGHAAGDVASSTVVAHLLELDDDSHGADDVLRDLGDSVAGANARLTDYMTANADLDGMGTTLIALVRSGDMLALANIGDSRAYLLRDGTFTQITKDHSFVQSLLDEGRITADQAVHHPQRSLVTRVLTGRPDDEPDLSLREAKVGDRYLLCSDGLSDYVAGSTIEEIVRTADTVEEAADRLIEIALRASTRDNVTVVVADVVEGDDDSATQDPTVVGAAATRTVGDPSSPEPRTPAEKAAALRRSLSDPLPEQEATDELELAEQSRRPRWLRWSVVAAVVAAVLGLATYFGYAWTQQQYYVGSADGNVAIFQGVSQDIGPIRLHSVKERTDIALTDLPSAFRQQVNDTIYASSSEDAQQIVTNLRVQQAACQSNPLGCS from the coding sequence ATGAGCATCGCTCTGCGGTACGCCGCGCGGTCCGATCTGGGCCTGGGCTCCAAGGCGCGCAACGAGGACTCCGCCTACGCCAGCCCGGACCTGCTGATCCTGGCCGACGGTATGGGCGGTCACGCGGCCGGTGACGTGGCCAGTTCCACCGTGGTCGCGCACCTGCTGGAGTTGGACGACGACTCGCACGGCGCCGATGACGTCCTGCGCGACCTCGGTGATTCCGTGGCCGGCGCCAACGCCCGGCTGACCGACTACATGACCGCCAACGCCGACCTGGACGGCATGGGCACCACGTTGATCGCGCTCGTGCGGTCCGGGGACATGTTGGCCCTGGCCAACATCGGTGACAGCCGCGCCTATCTGTTGCGCGATGGCACCTTCACCCAGATCACCAAGGACCATTCGTTCGTCCAGTCGCTGCTGGACGAGGGTCGGATCACCGCGGACCAGGCCGTCCACCATCCGCAGCGTTCGCTGGTCACCCGGGTCCTCACCGGTCGACCCGACGACGAGCCCGATCTGTCGCTGCGCGAGGCCAAAGTCGGGGACCGCTACCTGCTGTGCTCCGACGGCCTGTCGGACTACGTCGCCGGGAGCACGATCGAGGAGATCGTCCGCACCGCCGACACCGTCGAGGAGGCCGCGGACCGACTCATCGAGATCGCCTTACGCGCCTCCACCCGGGACAACGTGACGGTGGTCGTCGCCGATGTCGTCGAAGGTGATGACGACTCGGCCACCCAGGACCCCACGGTGGTCGGTGCCGCCGCGACCCGCACCGTCGGTGATCCGTCCTCGCCCGAACCCCGCACCCCCGCGGAGAAGGCCGCTGCCCTGCGACGGTCGCTGTCCGATCCGTTGCCGGAGCAGGAAGCCACCGACGAGTTGGAGTTGGCCGAGCAGTCGCGTCGGCCCCGTTGGCTGCGCTGGAGTGTTGTTGCTGCTGTGGTCGCCGCGGTCCTCGGGCTGGCCACGTACTTCGGGTACGCCTGGACCCAACAGCAGTACTACGTCGGTTCCGCAGACGGCAATGTCGCCATCTTCCAAGGGGTTTCGCAAGACATCGGGCCGATCCGGCTCCATTCGGTCAAGGAGCGCACGGACATCGCGCTGACCGATCTGCCCAGCGCGTTCCGCCAGCAGGTCAACGACACCATCTACGCTTCCTCCTCCGAGGACGCCCAGCAGATCGTCACCAACTTGCGGGTCCAGCAGGCGGCGTGTCAGTCCAACCCACTGGGGTGCAGCTGA
- a CDS encoding FHA domain-containing protein FhaB/FipA translates to MSELTITLIRFGVLIAIWAFVIAIALVLRNDLYGTRVVTRGATAASAVPRERAQRRKRASGPTHLMVTDGSMRGSRIPLGDTPILIGRNPECSLVLSDDFASGRHTRIYRDGLQWYADDLGSTNGTFVEDRRISEHAALKQGSEIRIGQTVLEVR, encoded by the coding sequence ATGAGCGAACTGACCATCACGCTGATCCGGTTCGGCGTGTTGATCGCCATCTGGGCGTTCGTCATCGCGATCGCCCTCGTGCTGCGCAACGACCTCTACGGCACCCGGGTGGTGACGCGCGGCGCGACGGCCGCGAGCGCCGTACCTCGCGAGCGGGCGCAGCGCCGCAAGCGCGCCAGCGGCCCGACCCATCTGATGGTGACCGACGGTTCGATGCGCGGCAGCCGCATCCCCCTGGGCGACACACCGATCCTGATCGGTCGCAACCCCGAGTGCAGCCTGGTCCTGAGCGACGACTTCGCCAGCGGGCGGCACACCCGCATCTACCGCGACGGCCTGCAGTGGTACGCCGATGACCTGGGCTCCACGAACGGCACCTTCGTCGAGGACCGCCGGATCAGCGAGCACGCCGCGTTGAAGCAGGGCAGCGAGATCCGGATCGGGCAGACCGTCCTCGAGGTGCGATGA
- a CDS encoding FhaA domain-containing protein: MGVFEKLERRLDKSVNSAFARAFRSTVQPVEIASAIRGAMDDTASRTKRGEQPVVPNVFTVYLSTEDHAELTKDEKGLADQLIAATAEHADTQRYAARGPWAVTFELDDTLETGVFRLRPSIAKDPAAMNEAPASAEAASDEPFNVRPAGLGAAYAQWQQPPVETFDERVEDQSPFNAPQYDEPDFNANTWQDEVDERDPYAAAPRQFQARPYLVIQGERYELAGAITVLGRDEEADIIISDPGVSRRHSEIRVTNDGPHKVASVRDLGSTNGTYVNGDQITSARLRNGDRITIGRTSMTYGDGSRR; encoded by the coding sequence ATGGGTGTGTTCGAGAAGCTGGAAAGGCGCCTCGACAAGAGCGTGAACTCTGCCTTCGCCCGGGCGTTCCGCTCCACAGTGCAACCGGTCGAGATCGCCAGCGCCATCCGCGGCGCAATGGACGACACCGCCTCGCGCACCAAGCGGGGTGAGCAGCCGGTGGTGCCCAACGTCTTCACCGTCTACCTGTCCACCGAGGACCACGCGGAGCTCACCAAGGACGAGAAGGGCCTGGCCGACCAGCTGATCGCGGCCACCGCCGAGCACGCCGACACCCAGCGGTACGCCGCGCGCGGACCGTGGGCGGTCACCTTCGAGTTGGACGACACCCTGGAGACCGGCGTCTTCCGGTTGCGGCCCTCCATCGCCAAGGACCCCGCGGCGATGAACGAAGCACCCGCGAGCGCCGAGGCTGCCTCCGACGAGCCGTTCAACGTCCGGCCGGCGGGTCTGGGCGCGGCGTACGCCCAGTGGCAGCAACCGCCGGTCGAGACGTTCGACGAACGGGTCGAGGACCAGTCACCGTTCAACGCCCCGCAGTACGACGAGCCCGACTTCAACGCGAACACCTGGCAGGACGAGGTCGACGAGCGCGACCCGTACGCCGCGGCTCCCCGCCAGTTCCAGGCCCGCCCGTACCTGGTCATCCAGGGCGAACGCTACGAACTGGCCGGTGCGATCACCGTCCTTGGCCGTGACGAGGAAGCCGACATCATCATCTCCGACCCGGGCGTCTCCCGGCGGCACAGTGAGATCCGGGTGACCAACGACGGCCCGCACAAGGTCGCCTCCGTGCGCGACCTCGGCTCCACCAACGGCACCTACGTCAACGGCGACCAGATCACCTCCGCGCGGTTGCGGAACGGTGACCGGATCACCATCGGGCGCACCAGCATGACGTACGGCGACGGGTCCCGCCGGTGA
- a CDS encoding ABC transporter permease, translated as MPREPKHAAPTFAEELRDSIDARTVVLMIGVLLLQVAFIWSYVGAFHEPKPKDVPVAVVAPTQQVGEQTVAKLNGIDGSPVKAHVVASEAAARQQIKDVEVSAAFVINPSGTQDTLLVASGGGTSVVTSMETLFTQATATQQRTIKSVDVVPLQSGDGRGLTGFYLAIGWMVGGYLVASLLGVAKGTRAHNLTRASARVLGLLPYAFLSGLGGALVVDQGLGAITGHFWALVGIGTLVSYAASSVTIAFQSFLGVLGIGLAVLLFVVLGNPSAGGAYQTDVLPTFWRVIGDWLPNGSATEAIRRVVYFDGAGVWPFLVTILVWALAGIILTFLGTKLLADEEHLSVLLPEAEEELDELRRAAEHAPDATTAEGAAPTS; from the coding sequence ATGCCCCGCGAACCCAAACACGCTGCTCCGACGTTTGCCGAAGAGCTGCGCGATTCCATCGATGCCCGCACCGTCGTGCTGATGATCGGCGTCCTGCTCCTTCAGGTCGCGTTCATCTGGTCCTACGTCGGGGCGTTCCACGAGCCGAAGCCGAAGGATGTGCCGGTTGCGGTGGTCGCGCCCACCCAGCAGGTCGGCGAGCAGACCGTGGCCAAGCTCAACGGCATCGACGGCTCGCCGGTTAAGGCGCATGTCGTCGCCAGTGAGGCGGCCGCTCGGCAGCAGATCAAGGACGTCGAGGTGAGCGCGGCCTTCGTGATCAACCCCTCGGGCACGCAGGACACCCTGCTCGTGGCCAGCGGAGGCGGCACGTCGGTTGTCACCAGCATGGAAACGCTGTTCACCCAGGCGACCGCGACACAGCAGCGCACGATCAAGTCCGTGGACGTCGTACCTCTGCAATCGGGTGACGGGCGCGGTCTGACCGGGTTCTACCTGGCGATCGGCTGGATGGTCGGCGGTTACCTGGTGGCCTCACTGCTGGGTGTCGCCAAGGGCACCCGGGCGCACAACCTGACCCGCGCCTCCGCCCGAGTGCTGGGTCTACTGCCCTACGCCTTCCTGTCCGGTCTCGGCGGCGCCCTGGTCGTCGACCAGGGGTTGGGGGCCATCACCGGCCACTTCTGGGCGTTGGTCGGGATCGGGACGTTGGTGTCGTACGCCGCGAGCAGCGTGACCATCGCCTTCCAATCCTTCCTGGGGGTGCTGGGGATCGGACTTGCCGTGCTGCTCTTCGTGGTGCTGGGTAACCCCAGCGCGGGCGGCGCCTACCAGACCGATGTGCTGCCGACCTTCTGGCGGGTCATCGGCGATTGGCTGCCGAACGGGTCAGCGACAGAGGCGATCCGACGGGTCGTCTACTTCGACGGGGCAGGTGTGTGGCCGTTCCTGGTGACGATCCTGGTGTGGGCACTCGCCGGAATCATCCTCACCTTCCTGGGCACCAAACTGCTGGCCGATGAAGAGCACCTGAGCGTGTTGTTGCCAGAGGCCGAGGAAGAACTGGACGAGTTGCGGCGCGCCGCAGAGCACGCCCCGGACGCGACTACTGCGGAAGGTGCTGCTCCAACCAGCTGA
- a CDS encoding alpha/beta hydrolase translates to MRSDTLTLTAGDGTQLHVYRWLPDGEPTAIVQIAHGMAEHAGRYERFAQALTDHGYAVYAEDHRGHGVTSETTGVGYLADGDGFDTVAEDFVTVFDKASDEFPGLPRVLFGHSMGSMLARHFATKHSDDISALIVSGTAGDPGLLGKAGKVVATLESKVRGKRTPSPLMNKLVFGEYNKAFKPNRTDFDWLSRDEAEVDAYIADPHCGKVFSSGFYADLLSGLDRINSEEHVATVRRDLPILLIAGDKDPVGDNGKGVEAVGAQYEKLGVTDVTVILYPGARHELLNETNRDEVTEGVLSWLEQHLPQ, encoded by the coding sequence ATGCGCTCCGACACGCTCACCCTGACCGCCGGCGACGGCACCCAGCTCCACGTCTACCGCTGGCTGCCCGACGGCGAGCCGACCGCGATCGTGCAGATCGCGCACGGGATGGCCGAGCACGCCGGCCGTTACGAACGCTTCGCCCAGGCCCTCACAGACCATGGCTACGCGGTGTACGCCGAGGATCACCGTGGTCACGGCGTCACCTCCGAGACGACCGGGGTGGGGTACCTCGCGGACGGCGACGGCTTCGACACGGTCGCCGAGGACTTCGTGACGGTCTTCGACAAGGCCAGCGACGAGTTCCCCGGCCTCCCCAGGGTGCTCTTCGGGCACAGCATGGGCTCGATGCTGGCCCGACACTTCGCGACCAAGCACAGCGACGACATCTCCGCGCTGATCGTCTCGGGCACGGCAGGTGACCCCGGCCTTCTCGGCAAGGCCGGCAAGGTCGTCGCCACCCTGGAGTCCAAGGTCCGCGGCAAGCGCACACCGAGTCCGCTGATGAACAAACTGGTCTTCGGCGAGTACAACAAGGCGTTCAAGCCCAACCGCACCGACTTCGACTGGTTGTCGCGCGACGAGGCCGAGGTCGACGCCTACATCGCGGATCCGCACTGCGGCAAGGTGTTCAGTTCCGGCTTCTACGCCGACCTGCTCTCCGGGTTGGACCGGATCAACTCCGAGGAGCACGTCGCCACGGTGCGCCGCGACCTGCCGATCCTGCTGATCGCGGGCGACAAAGACCCGGTTGGCGACAACGGCAAGGGCGTCGAGGCCGTCGGCGCGCAGTACGAGAAGCTCGGCGTCACTGACGTCACGGTGATCCTCTACCCCGGCGCCCGCCACGAACTGCTCAACGAGACCAACCGCGACGAGGTCACCGAGGGTGTCCTCAGCTGGTTGGAGCAGCACCTTCCGCAGTAG
- a CDS encoding putative quinol monooxygenase encodes MIAVHLSEESTVSDLQVVATIPAKPEAADAIRAALSALVEQTRQEEGCVSYDLFESAAAPNTFVTVERWRDQAALDEHMRSPHLAEAFAAADGALAGDVAIHPLVPVED; translated from the coding sequence GTGATCGCAGTCCATCTCAGCGAGGAGAGCACCGTGTCGGATCTGCAGGTCGTTGCCACCATTCCCGCCAAGCCCGAGGCTGCCGACGCGATTCGCGCCGCGCTCAGCGCGCTGGTCGAGCAGACCCGGCAGGAGGAGGGTTGCGTGTCCTACGACCTCTTCGAGTCGGCCGCCGCGCCCAACACGTTTGTGACCGTGGAACGGTGGCGTGATCAGGCCGCGCTCGATGAGCACATGCGTTCACCCCATCTGGCTGAGGCGTTCGCGGCGGCCGATGGCGCGCTGGCCGGCGACGTCGCGATCCACCCACTGGTGCCCGTCGAGGACTGA
- a CDS encoding GNAT family N-acetyltransferase, with translation MPGEALTIDGLDPRYDARRPTVEDVPAVTALLRAHQLAAHGSASVDPDMVETNLVGYGSWTRRQALVFDDSTLVAWLSVHDRAAGRSMVDVTVSPDVPQTDAAAIARALFGCAERLARDIARARQLHSTLLDSGAYETDARQQQWLTDYGFEKVRTWLQMSRPVTAQDATGVPPAREGVTVRLVRQHPDGLPVAEDLQTVHQVLEESFQDHFSSYRESFPEFIMRLREDPGHRWDHWWLATVEVDGEELPAGAVVTTVLPEDADGFEGTYVDYIGVHRRARGRGVAKSLLNKVISETAKRGGNRVGLEVDADSPTGADGLYTSMGWVTSYRTQSWHLELDLH, from the coding sequence ATGCCGGGCGAAGCGCTGACCATCGACGGTCTCGACCCGCGGTACGACGCGCGGCGGCCCACGGTCGAAGACGTCCCTGCCGTCACCGCGCTTCTGCGGGCCCACCAGCTTGCCGCCCACGGCTCGGCCAGCGTGGACCCCGACATGGTCGAGACGAATCTGGTCGGCTACGGCTCGTGGACCCGCCGACAAGCCCTGGTCTTCGACGACAGCACGCTGGTGGCGTGGCTCTCGGTGCACGACCGGGCCGCCGGGCGCAGCATGGTCGACGTCACCGTCAGCCCGGACGTCCCCCAGACCGACGCTGCGGCGATCGCGCGCGCTCTCTTCGGCTGTGCTGAGCGCCTGGCCCGTGACATCGCCCGGGCCCGGCAGTTGCACAGCACCCTGCTGGACTCGGGTGCCTACGAGACCGACGCCCGTCAGCAACAGTGGCTCACCGACTACGGCTTCGAGAAGGTGCGGACCTGGTTGCAGATGAGCCGCCCGGTGACTGCCCAGGACGCGACCGGCGTACCTCCCGCGCGCGAGGGCGTCACGGTCCGGTTGGTCCGCCAGCACCCCGACGGCCTGCCCGTCGCCGAAGACCTGCAGACGGTGCACCAGGTGCTCGAGGAGTCCTTCCAGGACCACTTCAGCTCCTACCGCGAGAGCTTCCCGGAGTTCATCATGCGGTTGCGTGAGGATCCCGGACACCGTTGGGACCATTGGTGGTTGGCGACCGTCGAGGTCGACGGTGAGGAGTTGCCGGCGGGGGCCGTCGTCACCACCGTGCTGCCCGAGGACGCGGACGGATTCGAAGGTACGTACGTCGATTACATCGGTGTGCATCGCCGGGCCCGTGGCCGTGGGGTCGCCAAATCCCTTCTCAACAAAGTCATTTCAGAAACTGCCAAGCGCGGTGGCAATCGCGTCGGCCTGGAGGTGGATGCGGACTCACCGACCGGAGCCGACGGCCTCTACACCTCGATGGGTTGGGTGACCAGCTACCGCACCCAGTCCTGGCATCTGGAGCTCGACCTGCACTGA
- a CDS encoding long-chain-fatty-acid--CoA ligase codes for MTLDTASAWTFRNHWMSHVGRHAQMQPDGTALRYLGADTSWAALDERSRRLAGGLRGLGVEAGDRVALLCLNHPQFVEIVLAANHLGAIAVPLNFRLTPPEVAYVLQDSGAKVVFADSPLLPALSQAGELTVVDVGSSAGDRCAYDDLLGEPIEHGDVPESATALLMYTSGTTGRPKGAMLSHANLAVQSMTCIRAMETFDESDIGFMTAPFFHIAGLGSLAPNLLLGVPTVIHPLGAFDPAAVLDAYEREGATVVFNVPQQWQLLCAEQEARPRLLKLRVLTWGAAPASDALLRQMGATFDGLIVAVFEQTETSPITCVLRGEESLRKLGSVGRPIPTIQYRVVDEAMQDVPVGTVGEIVYRGPQVMQGYWNKPAETAAAFSGGWFHSGDLVKQDDEGFVWVVDRKKDMIISGGENIYCAEVENAIADHPAVLEVAVIGRPDPQWGEVPVANVSLRPDSELTIEELTDFLGDRLASYKRPKELVVLEALPRNASGKILKTTLRQQI; via the coding sequence ATGACGCTCGACACCGCATCCGCCTGGACGTTCCGCAATCACTGGATGAGTCACGTGGGACGGCACGCCCAGATGCAACCGGACGGTACGGCGCTGCGCTACCTGGGTGCCGACACCAGCTGGGCGGCCCTCGACGAGCGATCGCGCCGGCTCGCCGGTGGTCTGCGGGGTTTGGGGGTCGAGGCGGGCGACCGGGTGGCCTTGCTGTGTCTGAATCACCCGCAGTTCGTCGAGATCGTCCTGGCCGCGAACCATCTGGGTGCGATCGCGGTGCCGCTGAACTTCCGTCTCACCCCGCCCGAGGTCGCCTACGTGCTGCAGGACAGCGGGGCGAAGGTCGTGTTCGCAGATTCGCCTCTGCTACCGGCCCTTTCGCAGGCCGGCGAGCTGACCGTGGTCGACGTGGGGTCCTCGGCCGGTGACCGGTGCGCGTACGACGATCTGCTGGGTGAGCCGATCGAGCACGGCGACGTGCCGGAGTCGGCGACCGCCTTGTTGATGTACACCTCGGGCACCACCGGGCGGCCCAAGGGCGCGATGCTGTCGCACGCCAATCTGGCGGTGCAGTCGATGACCTGTATCCGGGCGATGGAGACGTTCGACGAGTCGGACATCGGCTTCATGACCGCACCGTTCTTCCACATCGCGGGGCTCGGATCGTTGGCACCCAACCTGCTGCTCGGCGTACCCACGGTCATCCATCCACTTGGTGCGTTCGACCCGGCGGCGGTCTTGGATGCCTACGAACGTGAAGGCGCCACAGTGGTTTTCAACGTGCCGCAACAGTGGCAGCTGTTGTGCGCGGAGCAGGAGGCCCGGCCGCGGTTGCTGAAGTTGCGGGTACTGACCTGGGGCGCGGCCCCCGCGTCGGACGCGTTGTTGCGACAGATGGGAGCGACGTTCGACGGTCTGATCGTGGCCGTCTTCGAGCAGACCGAGACCTCACCGATCACCTGTGTCCTGCGTGGCGAAGAGTCGTTGCGGAAGCTGGGCTCGGTGGGTCGCCCGATCCCGACCATCCAGTACCGGGTCGTGGACGAGGCGATGCAGGACGTCCCGGTGGGCACGGTCGGCGAAATCGTCTACCGCGGGCCGCAGGTGATGCAGGGCTACTGGAACAAGCCGGCAGAAACGGCAGCGGCCTTCTCCGGTGGTTGGTTTCACTCCGGTGACCTGGTGAAGCAGGACGACGAGGGCTTCGTCTGGGTGGTCGATCGCAAGAAGGACATGATCATCTCCGGCGGCGAGAACATCTACTGCGCCGAGGTGGAGAACGCGATCGCCGACCACCCGGCGGTGCTCGAGGTGGCGGTCATCGGCCGACCCGATCCGCAGTGGGGTGAGGTGCCAGTGGCCAACGTGTCGCTGCGCCCGGATTCCGAACTGACCATTGAGGAGCTGACCGACTTCCTCGGCGACCGGCTGGCGTCCTACAAGCGGCCGAAAGAGTTGGTGGTCCTGGAGGCGCTGCCCCGCAACGCGAGCGGGAAGATCCTCAAAACGACTCTGCGCCAGCAAATCTGA